In one Andrena cerasifolii isolate SP2316 chromosome 2, iyAndCera1_principal, whole genome shotgun sequence genomic region, the following are encoded:
- the LOC143378954 gene encoding myelin regulatory factor isoform X9, which translates to MDVIGDGDEQTLQAILGRGDFVGGIDNEALDFSQLEDFINSDSEQPATYFADTLAHNENGGGTTTHGGRVEATVNQQPPSRLPSPITQSHPVSSTCPSGTTTVPNGTAYKDPQSYVHPHALPESPPDSGSEPPYSPPGHNDTQHVHSPHQKVALQDMLLHHQGNQASYAATLLPSSPRTLASSTDPMLLTHSVLTSHLAPATPSIQSQQQIGQSLVPLPHEHSPGNINTLYSSLQSAPKKRKLSQDGLVHVKQVQREPELGTVEHSCSSSSAVLDGDEVADNSYIDASYQCIRFHPFQQTSWHVLCDHNLKELPVPHYRVDADKGFNFSNSDDAFVCQKKNHFQITCHAQLQGEAIFVRTGEGLKKISSFQLHFYGVKVESPTQTIRVEQSQSDRSKKPFHPVTVELGGERVTKVTVGRLHFSETTSNNMRKKGKPNPDQRYFHLVVGLHAHTADQASYQVVAHASERIIVRASNPGQFESEGSGVGAEGGWQRGAAPDSVYHAGRVGINTDRPDEALVVHGNMKVTGHIVQPSDARAKQNVQEVDTREQLRNVQQLRVVRYRYAPEFAQHSGLGIKHQEDTGVIAQEVQQILPEAVLPAGDIVLPNGQRIENFLVVNKERIFMENVGAVKELCKVTDSLETRIDQLERINKRLAKLKRGDSLKSSISTISSISSNKYSSSINNKATVLGKAKKNDREDELLCSNKFIQIIIVILILIMAFCLVAMATLYFLEYQKRSSLEWSAVASNGMLAISPAHPSTVSSTPNYDSRYNSLLGSTLSSYTKHGSHSRASDGSLPVKSSVLSTQAPHTKQQLYSREITWYPISHSGPQPKIEKNSEFPGNWLSRSGAGAIPSNVDENDQGSDVDSSSLNKGPAPLGRPMNCPRHFTEFENQCQVYCCTTNIHPFEDPQPDHPPEKKSISFSADHIEQPLNMHEEKRKGRKGFQNGISPSDPSTQTLVKEYPHKRTRRETNGGDWGEVASNAAGSLPPEPKPQLWIVAESFNTSLDQKYCSPSSQDTPNNITCNIPLSKYMPDMHLTLHFVGMPWYSQVVKQCSSPTNPSVDESMICSRKYAMQQQAQNNNQPFSLDVAHYLRKTLRFRVPTVQPQKNICQNKHGIDYSEYTLHFYRDCNE; encoded by the exons GTCGGGGCGATTTCGTCGGAGGCATAGACAACGAGGCCCTGGACTTCTCGCAATTGGAAGATTTTATTAACAGCGACAGTGAACAACCTGCCAC ATATTTCGCGGACACCCTTGCTCACAATGAGAACGGGGGTGGGACGACGACCCACGGTGGCCGCGTCGAGGCGACGGTTAACCAGCAACCACCGTCTCGACTACCATCGCCGATCACCCAAAGCCATCCGGTCTCGAGTACATGCCCATCCGGTACCACAACTGTACCAAATGGCACTGCTTACAAGGATCCACAGTCGTACGTTCACCC ACACGCGTTACCAGAAAGTCCCCCAGATAGTGGTAGCGAGCCACCGTACTCGCCCCCTGGTCACAACGACACTCAGCACGTCCACTCCCCAC ATCAAAAGGTAGCTCTCCAAGATATGCTCCTCCATCACCAAGGGAATCAGGCGAGCTACGCTGCAACTTTATTACCATCCTCGCCAAGGACGTTGGCTTCCTCCACGGACCCGATGTTACTGACCCATTCGGTGTTGACGTCCCACCTCGCGCCAGCAACACCGAGTATCCAATCGCAGCAGCAGATTGGCCAAAGCCTCGTGCCTCTGCCACACGAGCATAGCCCTGGTAACATCAATACCCTGTACTCGTCCCTGCAATCCGCCCCCAAGAAGAGAAAGCTCAGCCAGGACGGTCTTGTTCACGTGAAGCAGGTGCAACGA GAACCGGAGCTGGGCACAGTGGAGCACagctgcagcagcagcagcgccgtACTCGACGGCGACGAGGTGGCAGACAACAGCTACATCGACGCCAGCTACCAGTGCATCCGATTCCATCCCTTTCAGCAGACATCCTGGCACGTGCTCTGCGACCACAATCTCAAGGAGCTGCCGGTGCCGCATTACAGGGTGGACGCGGACAAGGGGTTCAACTTCAGCAACTCGGACGACGCGTTCGTCTGCCAGAAGAAGAATCATTTTCAG ATCACCTGCCACGCTCAGCTCCAAGGCGAGGCTATATTCGTCCGAACCGGCGAGGGTTTGAAAAAGATAAGTAGCTTCCAGTTGCACTTTTACGGCGTCAAAGTCGAGTCCCCGACGCAGACCATCAGAGTGGAGCAGAGCCAGAGCGACAGGAGCAAGAAACCGTTCCATCCTGTAAC GGTGGAGTTGGGCGGTGAACGGGTTACGAAGGTAACCGTTGGCCGTCTGCACTTCAGCGAAACCACCAGCAACAACATGCGGAAGAAAGGGAAGCCGAACCCTGACCAGAGATACTTCCACCTGGTGGTCGGGCTGCACGCGCACACCGCGGACCAAGCTAGTTATCAGGTGGTAGCGCACGCATCGGAGAGAATAATCGTGAGG GCGAGTAATCCAGGACAATTTGAATCCGAGGGCAGCGGTGTAGGCGCTGAGGGTGGTTGGCAGAGAGGGGCCGCACCAGACAGCGTTTACCATGCCGGTCGAGTTGGGATCAACACGGACAGGCCAGACGAAGCTCTGGTGGTTCATGGTAACATGAAG GTGACGGGACACATCGTCCAACCCAGTGATGCACGAGCGAAGCAGAACGTGCAGGAGGTGGATACGCGCGAACAATTGCGGAACGTGCAGCAGCTGAGAGTAGTTCGCTACAGATACGCCCCAGAATTCGCGCAGCACTCTGGCCTGGGCATCAAGCATCAGGAAGACACGGGTGTCATAGCACAGGAGGTCCAGCAAATACTACCGGAAGCTGTGCTACCGGCGGGCGACATAGTCCTTCCAAATGGCCAGAGGATCGAGAACTTCCTGGTGGTGAATAAGGAAAGGATATTCATGGAAAATGTCGGTGCTGTGAAGGAGTTGTGTAAA GTAACGGATAGCTTGGAGACTCGCATAGACCAGCTGGAAAGAATAAACAAACGGCTGGCGAAGCTGAAGAGAGGCGACAGTCTCAAGAGCTCCATTAGTACAATATCTAGCATATCAAGTAACAAATACTCATCCTCTATCAATAATAAGGCCACTGTACTGGGAAAAGCGAAAAAGAACGATCGGGAGGACGAGCTTCTTTGCAGCAACAAGTTCATTCAAATCATCATCGTTATACTTATCCTTATCATGGCGTTTTG CTTAGTCGCGATGGCAACCTTATATTTCCTAGAGTATCAAAAACGTAGTAGCCTCGAATGGTCGGCGGTGGCCAGCAATGGGATGCTGGCTATTAGCCCTGCTCATCCATCGACAGTGTCCAGTACTCCCAATTACGATTCTCGGTACAATTCGCTGCTAGGCAGTACACTGTCTTCGTATACCAAACATGGATCGCACAGCAGAGCTTCGGACGGTAGTTTGCCAGTTAAAAGCAGCGTACTCTCCACGCAGGCACCTCACACGAAACAGCAACTTTATTCTCGGGAGATAACTTGGTACCCGATAAGTCACTCGGGGCCTCAACCGAAAATTGAAAAGAACAG TGAATTTCCAGGAAACTGGTTGAgcagaagtggcgctggtgctATCCCCAGCAACGTGGACGAAAATGATCAGGGGTCAGACGTAGACTCCTCGTCGCTCAACAAAGGTCCAGCTCCTTTGGGTAGACCGATGAATTGTCCTAGGCATTTTACTGAATTCGAGAATCAGTGTCAG GTATACTGCTGCACGACTAATATTCATCCGTTCGAGGATCCACAGCCTGACCATCCTCCAGAAAAGAAATCAATTT CTTTTTCAGCAGATCACATAGAGCAACCATTGAATATGCACGAAGAGAAacgtaaaggaaggaaaggCTTTCAGAATGGCATCAGTCCATCCGACCCGAGCACGCAGACGCTCGTGAAGGAG TATCCACATAAGAGAACAAGGAGAGAAACCAACGGTGGTGATTGGGGAGAAGTCGCCAGTAACGCTGCAGGATCATTACCACCAGAGCCGAAGCCGCAATTATGGATAGTTGCTGAAAGCTTCAATACTTCGCTTGACCAAAAGTATTGCTCTCCATCCTCGCAGGACACGCCGAATAACATTACTTGCAATATACCTTTATCCAAATACATGCCGGACATGCATCTCACATTACACTTTGT CGGGATGCCTTGGTACTCGCAAGTAGTGAAACAATGCTCTTCGCCGACGAATCCTAGCGTGGACGAGTCCATGATCTGCAGTCGGAAATATGCGATGCAGCAGCAAGCTCAAAATAACAATCAGCCGTTTTCTCTCGACGTTGCTCACTATCTCAGGAAAACATTGAGGTTTCGTGTACCCACTGTGCAACCGCAGAAG AATATTTGTCAGAATAAACACGGTATCGATTATTCGGAGTATACATTGCACTTCTATCGAGATTGCAATGAATGA
- the LOC143378954 gene encoding myelin regulatory factor isoform X8, with product MDVIGDGDEQTLQAILGRGDFVGGIDNEALDFSQLEDFINSDSEQPATYFADTLAHNENGGGTTTHGGRVEATVNQQPPSRLPSPITQSHPVSSTCPSGTTTVPNGTAYKDPQSYVHPHALPESPPDSGSEPPYSPPGHNDTQHVHSPHQKVALQDMLLHHQGNQASYAATLLPSSPRTLASSTDPMLLTHSVLTSHLAPATPSIQSQQQIGQSLVPLPHEHSPGNINTLYSSLQSAPKKRKLSQDGLVHVKQVQREPELGTVEHSCSSSSAVLDGDEVADNSYIDASYQCIRFHPFQQTSWHVLCDHNLKELPVPHYRVDADKGFNFSNSDDAFVCQKKNHFQITCHAQLQGEAIFVRTGEGLKKISSFQLHFYGVKVESPTQTIRVEQSQSDRSKKPFHPVTAAFRVELGGERVTKVTVGRLHFSETTSNNMRKKGKPNPDQRYFHLVVGLHAHTADQASYQVVAHASERIIVRASNPGQFESEGSGVGAEGGWQRGAAPDSVYHAGRVGINTDRPDEALVVHGNMKVTGHIVQPSDARAKQNVQEVDTREQLRNVQQLRVVRYRYAPEFAQHSGLGIKHQEDTGVIAQEVQQILPEAVLPAGDIVLPNGQRIENFLVVNKERIFMENVGAVKELCKVTDSLETRIDQLERINKRLAKLKRGDSLKSSISTISSISSNKYSSSINNKATVLGKAKKNDREDELLCSNKFIQIIIVILILIMAFCLVAMATLYFLEYQKRSSLEWSAVASNGMLAISPAHPSTVSSTPNYDSRYNSLLGSTLSSYTKHGSHSRASDGSLPVKSSVLSTQAPHTKQQLYSREITWYPISHSGPQPKIEKNSEFPGNWLSRSGAGAIPSNVDENDQGSDVDSSSLNKGPAPLGRPMNCPRHFTEFENQCQVYCCTTNIHPFEDPQPDHPPEKKSISDHIEQPLNMHEEKRKGRKGFQNGISPSDPSTQTLVKEYPHKRTRRETNGGDWGEVASNAAGSLPPEPKPQLWIVAESFNTSLDQKYCSPSSQDTPNNITCNIPLSKYMPDMHLTLHFVGMPWYSQVVKQCSSPTNPSVDESMICSRKYAMQQQAQNNNQPFSLDVAHYLRKTLRFRVPTVQPQKNICQNKHGIDYSEYTLHFYRDCNE from the exons GTCGGGGCGATTTCGTCGGAGGCATAGACAACGAGGCCCTGGACTTCTCGCAATTGGAAGATTTTATTAACAGCGACAGTGAACAACCTGCCAC ATATTTCGCGGACACCCTTGCTCACAATGAGAACGGGGGTGGGACGACGACCCACGGTGGCCGCGTCGAGGCGACGGTTAACCAGCAACCACCGTCTCGACTACCATCGCCGATCACCCAAAGCCATCCGGTCTCGAGTACATGCCCATCCGGTACCACAACTGTACCAAATGGCACTGCTTACAAGGATCCACAGTCGTACGTTCACCC ACACGCGTTACCAGAAAGTCCCCCAGATAGTGGTAGCGAGCCACCGTACTCGCCCCCTGGTCACAACGACACTCAGCACGTCCACTCCCCAC ATCAAAAGGTAGCTCTCCAAGATATGCTCCTCCATCACCAAGGGAATCAGGCGAGCTACGCTGCAACTTTATTACCATCCTCGCCAAGGACGTTGGCTTCCTCCACGGACCCGATGTTACTGACCCATTCGGTGTTGACGTCCCACCTCGCGCCAGCAACACCGAGTATCCAATCGCAGCAGCAGATTGGCCAAAGCCTCGTGCCTCTGCCACACGAGCATAGCCCTGGTAACATCAATACCCTGTACTCGTCCCTGCAATCCGCCCCCAAGAAGAGAAAGCTCAGCCAGGACGGTCTTGTTCACGTGAAGCAGGTGCAACGA GAACCGGAGCTGGGCACAGTGGAGCACagctgcagcagcagcagcgccgtACTCGACGGCGACGAGGTGGCAGACAACAGCTACATCGACGCCAGCTACCAGTGCATCCGATTCCATCCCTTTCAGCAGACATCCTGGCACGTGCTCTGCGACCACAATCTCAAGGAGCTGCCGGTGCCGCATTACAGGGTGGACGCGGACAAGGGGTTCAACTTCAGCAACTCGGACGACGCGTTCGTCTGCCAGAAGAAGAATCATTTTCAG ATCACCTGCCACGCTCAGCTCCAAGGCGAGGCTATATTCGTCCGAACCGGCGAGGGTTTGAAAAAGATAAGTAGCTTCCAGTTGCACTTTTACGGCGTCAAAGTCGAGTCCCCGACGCAGACCATCAGAGTGGAGCAGAGCCAGAGCGACAGGAGCAAGAAACCGTTCCATCCTGTAAC GGCCGCTTTCAGGGTGGAGTTGGGCGGTGAACGGGTTACGAAGGTAACCGTTGGCCGTCTGCACTTCAGCGAAACCACCAGCAACAACATGCGGAAGAAAGGGAAGCCGAACCCTGACCAGAGATACTTCCACCTGGTGGTCGGGCTGCACGCGCACACCGCGGACCAAGCTAGTTATCAGGTGGTAGCGCACGCATCGGAGAGAATAATCGTGAGG GCGAGTAATCCAGGACAATTTGAATCCGAGGGCAGCGGTGTAGGCGCTGAGGGTGGTTGGCAGAGAGGGGCCGCACCAGACAGCGTTTACCATGCCGGTCGAGTTGGGATCAACACGGACAGGCCAGACGAAGCTCTGGTGGTTCATGGTAACATGAAG GTGACGGGACACATCGTCCAACCCAGTGATGCACGAGCGAAGCAGAACGTGCAGGAGGTGGATACGCGCGAACAATTGCGGAACGTGCAGCAGCTGAGAGTAGTTCGCTACAGATACGCCCCAGAATTCGCGCAGCACTCTGGCCTGGGCATCAAGCATCAGGAAGACACGGGTGTCATAGCACAGGAGGTCCAGCAAATACTACCGGAAGCTGTGCTACCGGCGGGCGACATAGTCCTTCCAAATGGCCAGAGGATCGAGAACTTCCTGGTGGTGAATAAGGAAAGGATATTCATGGAAAATGTCGGTGCTGTGAAGGAGTTGTGTAAA GTAACGGATAGCTTGGAGACTCGCATAGACCAGCTGGAAAGAATAAACAAACGGCTGGCGAAGCTGAAGAGAGGCGACAGTCTCAAGAGCTCCATTAGTACAATATCTAGCATATCAAGTAACAAATACTCATCCTCTATCAATAATAAGGCCACTGTACTGGGAAAAGCGAAAAAGAACGATCGGGAGGACGAGCTTCTTTGCAGCAACAAGTTCATTCAAATCATCATCGTTATACTTATCCTTATCATGGCGTTTTG CTTAGTCGCGATGGCAACCTTATATTTCCTAGAGTATCAAAAACGTAGTAGCCTCGAATGGTCGGCGGTGGCCAGCAATGGGATGCTGGCTATTAGCCCTGCTCATCCATCGACAGTGTCCAGTACTCCCAATTACGATTCTCGGTACAATTCGCTGCTAGGCAGTACACTGTCTTCGTATACCAAACATGGATCGCACAGCAGAGCTTCGGACGGTAGTTTGCCAGTTAAAAGCAGCGTACTCTCCACGCAGGCACCTCACACGAAACAGCAACTTTATTCTCGGGAGATAACTTGGTACCCGATAAGTCACTCGGGGCCTCAACCGAAAATTGAAAAGAACAG TGAATTTCCAGGAAACTGGTTGAgcagaagtggcgctggtgctATCCCCAGCAACGTGGACGAAAATGATCAGGGGTCAGACGTAGACTCCTCGTCGCTCAACAAAGGTCCAGCTCCTTTGGGTAGACCGATGAATTGTCCTAGGCATTTTACTGAATTCGAGAATCAGTGTCAG GTATACTGCTGCACGACTAATATTCATCCGTTCGAGGATCCACAGCCTGACCATCCTCCAGAAAAGAAATCAATTT CAGATCACATAGAGCAACCATTGAATATGCACGAAGAGAAacgtaaaggaaggaaaggCTTTCAGAATGGCATCAGTCCATCCGACCCGAGCACGCAGACGCTCGTGAAGGAG TATCCACATAAGAGAACAAGGAGAGAAACCAACGGTGGTGATTGGGGAGAAGTCGCCAGTAACGCTGCAGGATCATTACCACCAGAGCCGAAGCCGCAATTATGGATAGTTGCTGAAAGCTTCAATACTTCGCTTGACCAAAAGTATTGCTCTCCATCCTCGCAGGACACGCCGAATAACATTACTTGCAATATACCTTTATCCAAATACATGCCGGACATGCATCTCACATTACACTTTGT CGGGATGCCTTGGTACTCGCAAGTAGTGAAACAATGCTCTTCGCCGACGAATCCTAGCGTGGACGAGTCCATGATCTGCAGTCGGAAATATGCGATGCAGCAGCAAGCTCAAAATAACAATCAGCCGTTTTCTCTCGACGTTGCTCACTATCTCAGGAAAACATTGAGGTTTCGTGTACCCACTGTGCAACCGCAGAAG AATATTTGTCAGAATAAACACGGTATCGATTATTCGGAGTATACATTGCACTTCTATCGAGATTGCAATGAATGA
- the LOC143378954 gene encoding myelin regulatory factor-like protein isoform X12, which produces MDVIGDGDEQTLQAILGRGDFVGGIDNEALDFSQLEDFINSDSEQPATHALPESPPDSGSEPPYSPPGHNDTQHVHSPHQKVALQDMLLHHQGNQASYAATLLPSSPRTLASSTDPMLLTHSVLTSHLAPATPSIQSQQQIGQSLVPLPHEHSPGNINTLYSSLQSAPKKRKLSQDGLVHVKQVQREPELGTVEHSCSSSSAVLDGDEVADNSYIDASYQCIRFHPFQQTSWHVLCDHNLKELPVPHYRVDADKGFNFSNSDDAFVCQKKNHFQITCHAQLQGEAIFVRTGEGLKKISSFQLHFYGVKVESPTQTIRVEQSQSDRSKKPFHPVTAAFRVELGGERVTKVTVGRLHFSETTSNNMRKKGKPNPDQRYFHLVVGLHAHTADQASYQVVAHASERIIVRVTIIGCKASNPGQFESEGSGVGAEGGWQRGAAPDSVYHAGRVGINTDRPDEALVVHGNMKVTGHIVQPSDARAKQNVQEVDTREQLRNVQQLRVVRYRYAPEFAQHSGLGIKHQEDTGVIAQEVQQILPEAVLPAGDIVLPNGQRIENFLVVNKERIFMENVGAVKELCKVTDSLETRIDQLERINKRLAKLKRGDSLKSSISTISSISSNKYSSSINNKATVLGKAKKNDREDELLCSNKFIQIIIVILILIMAFCLVAMATLYFLEYQKRSSLEWSAVASNGMLAISPAHPSTVSSTPNYDSRYNSLLGSTLSSYTKHGSHSRASDGSLPVKSSVLSTQAPHTKQQLYSREITWYPISHSGPQPKIEKNSEFPGNWLSRSGAGAIPSNVDENDQGSDVDSSSLNKGPAPLGRPMNCPRHFTEFENQCQVYCCTTNIHPFEDPQPDHPPEKKSISFSADHIEQPLNMHEEKRKGRKGFQNGISPSDPSTQTLVKEYPHKRTRRETNGGDWGEVASNAAGSLPPEPKPQLWIVAESFNTSLDQKYCSPSSQDTPNNITCNIPLSKYMPDMHLTLHFVGMPWYSQVVKQCSSPTNPSVDESMICSRKYAMQQQAQNNNQPFSLDVAHYLRKTLRFRVPTVQPQKNICQNKHGIDYSEYTLHFYRDCNE; this is translated from the exons GTCGGGGCGATTTCGTCGGAGGCATAGACAACGAGGCCCTGGACTTCTCGCAATTGGAAGATTTTATTAACAGCGACAGTGAACAACCTGCCAC ACACGCGTTACCAGAAAGTCCCCCAGATAGTGGTAGCGAGCCACCGTACTCGCCCCCTGGTCACAACGACACTCAGCACGTCCACTCCCCAC ATCAAAAGGTAGCTCTCCAAGATATGCTCCTCCATCACCAAGGGAATCAGGCGAGCTACGCTGCAACTTTATTACCATCCTCGCCAAGGACGTTGGCTTCCTCCACGGACCCGATGTTACTGACCCATTCGGTGTTGACGTCCCACCTCGCGCCAGCAACACCGAGTATCCAATCGCAGCAGCAGATTGGCCAAAGCCTCGTGCCTCTGCCACACGAGCATAGCCCTGGTAACATCAATACCCTGTACTCGTCCCTGCAATCCGCCCCCAAGAAGAGAAAGCTCAGCCAGGACGGTCTTGTTCACGTGAAGCAGGTGCAACGA GAACCGGAGCTGGGCACAGTGGAGCACagctgcagcagcagcagcgccgtACTCGACGGCGACGAGGTGGCAGACAACAGCTACATCGACGCCAGCTACCAGTGCATCCGATTCCATCCCTTTCAGCAGACATCCTGGCACGTGCTCTGCGACCACAATCTCAAGGAGCTGCCGGTGCCGCATTACAGGGTGGACGCGGACAAGGGGTTCAACTTCAGCAACTCGGACGACGCGTTCGTCTGCCAGAAGAAGAATCATTTTCAG ATCACCTGCCACGCTCAGCTCCAAGGCGAGGCTATATTCGTCCGAACCGGCGAGGGTTTGAAAAAGATAAGTAGCTTCCAGTTGCACTTTTACGGCGTCAAAGTCGAGTCCCCGACGCAGACCATCAGAGTGGAGCAGAGCCAGAGCGACAGGAGCAAGAAACCGTTCCATCCTGTAAC GGCCGCTTTCAGGGTGGAGTTGGGCGGTGAACGGGTTACGAAGGTAACCGTTGGCCGTCTGCACTTCAGCGAAACCACCAGCAACAACATGCGGAAGAAAGGGAAGCCGAACCCTGACCAGAGATACTTCCACCTGGTGGTCGGGCTGCACGCGCACACCGCGGACCAAGCTAGTTATCAGGTGGTAGCGCACGCATCGGAGAGAATAATCGTGAGGGTGACTATCATTGGATGCAAG GCGAGTAATCCAGGACAATTTGAATCCGAGGGCAGCGGTGTAGGCGCTGAGGGTGGTTGGCAGAGAGGGGCCGCACCAGACAGCGTTTACCATGCCGGTCGAGTTGGGATCAACACGGACAGGCCAGACGAAGCTCTGGTGGTTCATGGTAACATGAAG GTGACGGGACACATCGTCCAACCCAGTGATGCACGAGCGAAGCAGAACGTGCAGGAGGTGGATACGCGCGAACAATTGCGGAACGTGCAGCAGCTGAGAGTAGTTCGCTACAGATACGCCCCAGAATTCGCGCAGCACTCTGGCCTGGGCATCAAGCATCAGGAAGACACGGGTGTCATAGCACAGGAGGTCCAGCAAATACTACCGGAAGCTGTGCTACCGGCGGGCGACATAGTCCTTCCAAATGGCCAGAGGATCGAGAACTTCCTGGTGGTGAATAAGGAAAGGATATTCATGGAAAATGTCGGTGCTGTGAAGGAGTTGTGTAAA GTAACGGATAGCTTGGAGACTCGCATAGACCAGCTGGAAAGAATAAACAAACGGCTGGCGAAGCTGAAGAGAGGCGACAGTCTCAAGAGCTCCATTAGTACAATATCTAGCATATCAAGTAACAAATACTCATCCTCTATCAATAATAAGGCCACTGTACTGGGAAAAGCGAAAAAGAACGATCGGGAGGACGAGCTTCTTTGCAGCAACAAGTTCATTCAAATCATCATCGTTATACTTATCCTTATCATGGCGTTTTG CTTAGTCGCGATGGCAACCTTATATTTCCTAGAGTATCAAAAACGTAGTAGCCTCGAATGGTCGGCGGTGGCCAGCAATGGGATGCTGGCTATTAGCCCTGCTCATCCATCGACAGTGTCCAGTACTCCCAATTACGATTCTCGGTACAATTCGCTGCTAGGCAGTACACTGTCTTCGTATACCAAACATGGATCGCACAGCAGAGCTTCGGACGGTAGTTTGCCAGTTAAAAGCAGCGTACTCTCCACGCAGGCACCTCACACGAAACAGCAACTTTATTCTCGGGAGATAACTTGGTACCCGATAAGTCACTCGGGGCCTCAACCGAAAATTGAAAAGAACAG TGAATTTCCAGGAAACTGGTTGAgcagaagtggcgctggtgctATCCCCAGCAACGTGGACGAAAATGATCAGGGGTCAGACGTAGACTCCTCGTCGCTCAACAAAGGTCCAGCTCCTTTGGGTAGACCGATGAATTGTCCTAGGCATTTTACTGAATTCGAGAATCAGTGTCAG GTATACTGCTGCACGACTAATATTCATCCGTTCGAGGATCCACAGCCTGACCATCCTCCAGAAAAGAAATCAATTT CTTTTTCAGCAGATCACATAGAGCAACCATTGAATATGCACGAAGAGAAacgtaaaggaaggaaaggCTTTCAGAATGGCATCAGTCCATCCGACCCGAGCACGCAGACGCTCGTGAAGGAG TATCCACATAAGAGAACAAGGAGAGAAACCAACGGTGGTGATTGGGGAGAAGTCGCCAGTAACGCTGCAGGATCATTACCACCAGAGCCGAAGCCGCAATTATGGATAGTTGCTGAAAGCTTCAATACTTCGCTTGACCAAAAGTATTGCTCTCCATCCTCGCAGGACACGCCGAATAACATTACTTGCAATATACCTTTATCCAAATACATGCCGGACATGCATCTCACATTACACTTTGT CGGGATGCCTTGGTACTCGCAAGTAGTGAAACAATGCTCTTCGCCGACGAATCCTAGCGTGGACGAGTCCATGATCTGCAGTCGGAAATATGCGATGCAGCAGCAAGCTCAAAATAACAATCAGCCGTTTTCTCTCGACGTTGCTCACTATCTCAGGAAAACATTGAGGTTTCGTGTACCCACTGTGCAACCGCAGAAG AATATTTGTCAGAATAAACACGGTATCGATTATTCGGAGTATACATTGCACTTCTATCGAGATTGCAATGAATGA